A genomic segment from Actinomycetota bacterium encodes:
- a CDS encoding WhiB family transcriptional regulator, with amino-acid sequence MEPAPLLPVSEEWNWQLDATCRGMNVEIFFHPASERRHQKQRRIDQAKAICHGCPVLEECRRHALRTREPYGIWGGLSEEERAEILGVGNLRYPAQRRRKYSAAEPITAPTQHLPSPPIRRPASTA; translated from the coding sequence ATGGAACCCGCACCCCTGCTACCAGTCTCCGAAGAATGGAACTGGCAGTTGGACGCCACATGTCGCGGCATGAATGTGGAGATATTCTTCCACCCCGCGAGCGAACGAAGACACCAGAAGCAGCGACGGATCGACCAGGCGAAGGCAATCTGCCATGGCTGCCCGGTTCTCGAGGAATGCCGCCGGCACGCCCTGCGAACCCGCGAACCATACGGCATCTGGGGCGGGCTGTCCGAGGAAGAACGCGCAGAGATCCTCGGAGTAGGGAACCTGCGATACCCGGCCCAACGACGCCGAAAGTACTCGGCCGCCGAGCCGATCACCGCGCCGACCCAGCACCTGCCTTCACCGCCCATCCGCAGACCCGCGAGTACTGCGTGA
- a CDS encoding helix-turn-helix transcriptional regulator: MTPLLTPRQAQILTYIGEGMTNREIGQRLGLAEQTIKNSVTLILAALGVTRRAHAVIYAANPRSGQSGRIQRQERGSLPVPRDRCADSVGTTF, translated from the coding sequence ATGACACCCTTGTTGACACCCCGGCAAGCACAGATCCTGACCTATATCGGCGAAGGCATGACCAACCGGGAGATCGGGCAACGGCTGGGACTGGCCGAACAGACGATCAAGAATTCTGTCACGCTGATCCTGGCCGCCCTCGGCGTGACCCGCCGTGCCCACGCCGTCATCTACGCCGCCAATCCGAGAAGTGGCCAGTCCGGACGAATCCAGCGTCAGGAACGAGGCTCACTGCCCGTTCCTCGCGATCGTTGCGCGGACTCAGTCGGGACAACGTTCTGA